From Cannabis sativa cultivar Pink pepper isolate KNU-18-1 chromosome 8, ASM2916894v1, whole genome shotgun sequence, a single genomic window includes:
- the LOC115701026 gene encoding seipin-2: protein MDLPTSIAIDNGQVFFEALDEFHVPFYDCPDSFSDHTPDSSSSSALDTPLPKSPPPEASSPALTIRRRRLASRKFSNKESNDSSLDKPSSLSEIDSVESSTKWSEIGGNLQENGDKSDFNKEPVRVTNEVSESLVVDSINSDADEVNGSSSSNLLIFAASLVIKAIGFQFDLFVKFVTFPIWVSYTSYMILVDPFFTMRRGRDYFTGKMVKLWDLVLGFVNPYVSDWLKDNKSIEKVAWSCFWGSLWAIYVCFVLCSFLFLSSLFSGLIMRYFVEVPLHMKQVLNFDFTKHRPVAFVPIISCVNAGCGMDCEQQIEARNTVGFRVIPVGHKLQATVSMALPESDYNRNLGIFQARLEFLSVKGEILSSSSHPCMLQFKSEPIRILWTFLKAVPLVAGYQSESQTLNVKFKGFREGDVPTGCIKVTIEQRAEYRPGAGIPEMYDASLIVESELPLLKRVLWHWKISIFIWITMTLFFIELLCALVCCNRIIIPRPRQRQRNSSISSGATTQNNPTARSGNGGLHRAAPLDAAADAAAHQYRHAITTLSFL from the exons ATGGACCTTCCCACCTCCATCGCCATTGACAATGGCCAAGTCTTCTTCGAAGCCCTTGACGAATTCCACGTCCCCTTCTACGATTGCCCCGATTCCTTCTCCGATCACACTCCTGACTCTTCCTCATCCTCCGCACTCGACACTCCCCTTCCCAAATCCCCACCACCGGAGGCTTCTTCTCCGGCCCTAACTATCCGGCGACGTCGTTTGGCTTCTCGAAAATTCTCCAACAAGGAATCCAATGATTCGAGTTTAGATAAGCCTTCTTCATTATCGGAGATTGATTCAGTTGAGAGTAGTACGAAGTGGAGTGAAATTGGTGGGAATTTGCAGGAGAATGGCGACAAGTCTGATTTTAATAAGGAACCTGTTCGAGTCACCAATGAGGTGAGTGAAAGCCTTGTTGTTGATTCGATCAACTCGGATGCAGATGAAGTGAATGGTTCTTCATCCTCTAACTTGCTTATTTTTGCAGCTTCTTTGGTGATTAAGGCTATTGGATTTCAATTTGATTTGTTCGTTAAATTTGTAACTTTTCCCATTTGGGTTTCTTATACCTCTTACATGATTCTTGTTGACCCCTTTTTTACAATGAGGCGTGGTAGAGATTATTTTACTGGGAAAATGGTGAAATTATGGGACTTGGTACTTGGGTTTGTTAATCCATATGTGTCGGATTGGTTGAAAGATAACAAGTCGATTGAGAAAGTGGCATGGAGTTGTTTTTGGGGTTCTCTTTGGGCAATTTATGTTTGCTTcgtgttatgttcttttctgTTCTTGTCAAGTTTGTTTAGTGGGCTCATAATGAGGTATTTTGTTGAGGTGCCCCTTCATATGAAGCAGGTCTTGAACTTTGATTTCACTAAGCATCGTCCTGTTGCTTTCGTTCCCATAATATCTTGTGTTAATGCCGGTTGTGGCATGGACTGTGAACAACAGATTGAAGCTCGAAACACAGTCGGATTTCGGGTTATCCCTGTTGGTCACAAATTGCAGGCTACTGTTTCAATGGCATTGCCTGAGTCTGACTACAACAGAAATCTTGGGATCTTTCAG GCGAGGCTAGAGTTCCTGTCTGTGAAAGGTGAAATTCTTTCAAGTTCAAGCCATCCTTGCATGTTACAATTCAAAAGCGAGCCTATTCGCATTCTATGGACCTTCCTTAAGGCTGTCCCTCTTGTTGCCGGCTATCAATCCGAATCTCAAACTTTAAATGTTAAGTTTAAAGGTTTCAGGGAAGGAGATGTCCCTACTGGATGCATAAAGGTGACAATCGAACAAAGAGCGGAATACCGACCTGGTGCTGGTATTCCTGAAATGTACGATGCTTCCCTAATCGTTGAGTCTGAACTTCCATTGTTGAAAAGGGTATTGTGGCATTGGAAGATATCCATATTCATATGGATCACTATGACATTGTTTTTCATAGAGTTGTTGTGTGCTCTGGTGTGTTGTAATCGTATCATTATCCCTAGACCAAGACAGAGACAAAGGAATAGTTCTATTAGCAGTGGTGCTACTACTCAAAACAACCCTACTGCACGAAGTGGCAATGGCGGGTTACACAGAGCTGCACCATTGGACGCTGCTGCTGATGCTGCAGCCCATCAATATAGGCATGCCATCACAactctttcttttctttga
- the LOC115700518 gene encoding uncharacterized protein At3g27210 has protein sequence MGACASSTHRSSDTAMKLRLSFGSKNDKLGIPPSPVKEKPAGGNCRIKDVALKPWSPSPSSKTFGDYGSKDEAFFDSQPWLESDCEDDFYSVNGDFTPSRGNTPVHRGFTPGSSRVNKTPFEDRMPGSVTPAPTPPTEKKKRLLELFQESMKEREEEASNTANETPVVKPTAGHDTPAASKSGHETPFVSGANSVCSSEWTPNGEGLIIRHEEKPMRSLQCCLPSLMSCRSFSERKKKMSPAIAVNDRP, from the exons ATGGGTGCTTGTGCATCATCAACCCATAGAAGCTCAGACACAGCCATGAAGCTTAGACTGTCGTTTGGATCCAAAAACGACAAGCTTGGAATCCCACCTTCACCGGTCAAAGAAAAACCAGCTGGTGGGAACTGTAGGATCAAAGATGTTGCCTTGAAACCTTGGTCCCCTTCTCCTTCTTCCAAAACTTTTGGGGATTATG GTAGTAAAGATGAAGCCTTTTTTGATTCTCAGCCTTGGTTAGAATCTGATTGTGAAGATGATTTTTATAGTGTCAATGGTG ATTTCACCCCATCTCGGGGCAACACACCGGTCCATAGAGGGTTCACACCAGGCTCGTCGCGAGTTAACAAGACCCCATTTGAGGACAGAATGCCTGGCTCGGTAACACCAGCACCTACACCACCAACAGAGAAGAAAAAGAGATTGCTTGAACTTTTCCAAGAGAGCATGAAGGAGCGAGAGGAAGAGGCGAGCAACACGGCAAATGAGACCCCTGTAGTGAAGCCAACCGCGGGTCATGACACCCCTGCAGCATCAAAATCTGGCCATGAGACGCCTTTTGTCTCCGGGGCTAATTCTGTGTGTAGTAGCGAATGGACTCCAAACGGGGAAGGCCTTATAATAAGGCATGAGGAGAAACCAATGAGGTCTTTACAATGCTGCCTTCCTAGCTTGATGTCTTGCCGTAGCTTTAGTgaaaggaagaagaaaatgaGCCCTGCCATTGCTGTAAATGATAGGCCTTGA
- the LOC115701276 gene encoding ribulose-phosphate 3-epimerase, cytoplasmic isoform translates to MGVTAKIAPSMLSSDFANLASEAERMLNCGADWLHMDIMDGHFVPNLTIGAPVIESLRKHSQAYLDCHLMVTNPLDYVEPMGKAGASGFTFHVEVSKENWQELIQIIKSKGMKPGVALKPGTPIEEVYPLIEAENPVEMVLVMTVEPGFGGQKFMPEMMDKVRTLRKKYPALDIEVDGGLGPSTIEMAASAGANCIVAGSSVFGAAEPAKVISLLRNSVQQAQ, encoded by the exons ATGGGTGTGACGGCGAAGATCGCACCGTCGATGCTTTCCTCGGACTTTGCCAATTTGGCCTCGGAAGCCGAACGTATGCTCAATTGTGGCGCCGATTGGCTCCACATGGACATCATG GATGG GCATTTTGTACCAAATCTAACAATTGGAGCTCCAGTCATTGAGAGTTTGCGAAAACACTCACA AGCATATTTGGATTGTCACCTTATGGTCACAAATCCTCTTGATTATGTTGAACCTATGGGGAAAGCTGGTGCTTCTGGTTTTACTTTCCATGTTGAGGTTTCCAAAG AAAACTGGCAAGAACtcattcaaataataaaatcaaaGGGCATGAAGCCTGGTGTGGCTTTAAAGCCTGGAACGCCAATTGAAGAAGTTTATCCTCTG ATTGAGGCGGAGAATCCTGTCGAAATGGTCCTTGTTATGACTGTTGAACCTGGATTTGGTGGGCAGAAATTCATGCCAGAAATGATGGATAAG GTGCGCACACTGAGAAAGAAGTACCCTGCACTTGATATAGAA GTAGATGGGGGCCTGGGGCCTTCAACCATCGAAATGGCTGCTTCAGCAGGGGCAAACTGTATCGTTGCAGGGAGTTCAGTGTTTGGAGCTGCAGAACCAGCCAAAGTAATATCCCTTTTGAGAAATAGTGTTCAGCAAGCCCAATGA